One region of Syntrophobacter fumaroxidans MPOB genomic DNA includes:
- a CDS encoding CHAT domain-containing tetratricopeptide repeat protein, protein MNGRVPDEVKPGIIGRFFRAVCLLIVFLHALHGTALGDCGPLTKAADDRFAGAEDSYAAGRYREALELLDQALSTDIYCRPEKAHLELIGLAATYEALGDYAMALETHRRDLELAIRIFGADNPDTAVSHNNLGRMHRYMGQYPEALAHLEKALVILIRSSGPDQPDTAVSYNNAASVYEEAGNYKKALEYYEKSLSIRLKVFGPEHPATATAFNNLGGIYKAMGQYEKALENLNKALPVYIKTYGPEHSGTAITYNNIASVHKALGQYPEALEHYRKALEIDLKTSGPDHPATAVTYNNIASTHESMGEFEKALPYFDKALSIQLSRLGSDHPATARTYNNLGSVYQSTGECSRAIEYYRKALPAALRSGDAQLQWNVLAGMSSTFSKLGNPNVAILFGKQAINAIQAMRSSMASMDMSLRTSFIRDKENVYKRLATLLTNMGRIPEAQQVMDLLKEEEFFEFVRGMEVPKAGEGIGYSEAEKPWVEKFAMISDQIAQRGAEYAEIRRKAKSSELTEEDRKKQKEILSDLETASRTFEAFIDRISAEFEKTAGEKAAELTEKSLRDLKSFQSLLRYLGNGTVVVHYLVTEKKLIVILTTSETQLARETNVSAIELNHMISDLRKDLLCPSKDPRPASRKLFTAVLGPISRDLEQAGATTLLLSLDGALRYIPFSCLYDGRKYLIERYTPVVFTPASRDRLRDSPSLSWQVAGFGVADKVSDHFRALPSVRYELHSIVGQEGKGGVLPGIVKLDGEFTVDAMREALLRDYPVVHIASHFVFQPTAEESFLLMGDGSQLTLDKIKHQGFRFDEVDLLTLSACETGLGARDADGREVEGFGVLAQRSGAKGVIASLWSVADRSTGLLMKKMYEARAGNPSTNKAECLRRAQLELLRGEEEKEPSSEPPSQQEAGQSRDCGGRNSPSFETPPSAPYAHPYFWAPFVLMGNFR, encoded by the coding sequence ATGAATGGACGGGTTCCCGACGAAGTGAAGCCCGGCATTATAGGAAGGTTCTTCCGGGCTGTTTGCTTATTGATCGTGTTCCTGCACGCATTGCACGGAACGGCCCTTGGTGATTGCGGCCCTCTGACGAAAGCCGCGGACGACCGGTTTGCCGGGGCTGAAGATTCCTATGCGGCGGGCAGGTATCGCGAAGCTTTGGAATTGCTTGACCAGGCGCTCTCAACGGACATTTACTGCCGCCCCGAGAAGGCGCACTTGGAACTGATCGGGCTGGCCGCCACCTACGAGGCTCTTGGGGACTACGCCATGGCCCTGGAAACCCACCGCCGGGATCTCGAGCTTGCCATCCGGATCTTCGGGGCCGACAACCCCGATACGGCGGTGTCACACAACAACCTGGGGAGAATGCACCGCTACATGGGACAGTACCCCGAAGCACTCGCGCATCTCGAGAAGGCTTTGGTCATACTCATCCGCAGCAGTGGACCGGACCAGCCCGACACCGCCGTATCTTACAATAACGCGGCTTCGGTCTACGAAGAGGCGGGCAATTACAAAAAGGCGCTCGAATACTACGAGAAATCGCTGAGCATCAGGCTGAAGGTCTTCGGACCGGAACACCCGGCCACGGCAACCGCCTTCAACAACCTGGGCGGGATCTACAAAGCCATGGGCCAGTACGAAAAAGCCCTCGAAAACCTCAACAAAGCCTTGCCCGTCTATATAAAAACCTACGGTCCCGAACACTCCGGCACAGCCATCACGTATAACAACATAGCATCGGTTCACAAGGCCCTGGGCCAATACCCCGAAGCTCTCGAACACTACCGAAAGGCGCTCGAAATCGATCTCAAGACCAGCGGTCCGGATCACCCGGCCACCGCGGTGACTTACAACAACATTGCCTCCACCCACGAGAGCATGGGGGAGTTCGAAAAGGCACTGCCGTATTTCGACAAGGCACTGTCGATCCAGTTGAGCAGGCTTGGCTCCGATCATCCCGCCACGGCGAGGACCTACAACAATCTGGGGTCGGTTTACCAGTCCACCGGCGAATGCTCCAGGGCGATCGAATACTACCGAAAGGCGCTGCCGGCCGCGCTGCGCTCCGGCGACGCCCAGCTTCAATGGAATGTGCTCGCCGGAATGAGCTCGACCTTTTCAAAGCTCGGCAATCCGAACGTCGCCATCCTCTTCGGAAAACAGGCGATCAATGCAATTCAGGCCATGCGGTCCTCCATGGCGAGCATGGACATGTCTCTCCGGACAAGCTTCATCCGCGACAAGGAAAACGTTTACAAGCGCCTTGCGACACTGTTGACGAACATGGGCAGAATTCCTGAAGCGCAGCAGGTGATGGACCTTCTGAAGGAAGAGGAGTTTTTCGAGTTTGTGCGAGGAATGGAGGTCCCGAAGGCCGGCGAAGGGATCGGCTACAGCGAGGCCGAAAAACCCTGGGTTGAAAAATTCGCCATGATCAGCGATCAAATTGCGCAGAGAGGCGCGGAGTATGCGGAAATCAGGAGAAAAGCCAAGAGCAGCGAGCTCACCGAGGAGGACAGGAAGAAGCAGAAGGAAATCCTGTCCGACCTGGAGACAGCGAGCCGCACCTTCGAGGCTTTCATCGACAGGATCTCCGCGGAATTTGAGAAAACCGCCGGGGAAAAAGCCGCGGAGCTGACGGAAAAAAGCCTGCGCGACCTGAAGTCCTTCCAGTCCCTCCTGAGGTACCTGGGAAACGGGACGGTCGTCGTCCACTATCTCGTGACCGAAAAGAAACTGATCGTCATACTGACGACTTCGGAAACACAACTGGCAAGAGAGACAAACGTCAGCGCCATCGAGCTCAATCACATGATCTCGGATCTCAGAAAGGATCTCCTGTGCCCGTCGAAAGACCCCCGGCCCGCTTCCAGGAAGTTGTTCACGGCTGTCCTGGGCCCGATTTCCCGCGACCTGGAGCAGGCGGGCGCCACGACACTTCTGCTTTCGCTTGATGGAGCACTCAGATACATTCCTTTCTCCTGTCTTTACGACGGCCGGAAGTACCTGATCGAGCGCTATACGCCCGTGGTTTTTACGCCCGCCAGCCGTGACAGGCTGAGGGATTCCCCTTCCCTATCCTGGCAAGTTGCCGGGTTCGGGGTCGCGGACAAGGTGAGCGACCATTTCAGGGCCCTGCCTTCGGTTCGATATGAATTGCACAGTATTGTCGGGCAGGAAGGCAAAGGCGGCGTTCTCCCGGGTATCGTGAAACTCGACGGCGAGTTCACGGTTGACGCCATGCGCGAGGCGCTCCTTCGCGACTACCCCGTGGTGCACATTGCCAGCCATTTCGTCTTCCAACCGACAGCCGAGGAATCCTTTCTGTTGATGGGCGACGGGTCTCAGCTGACTTTGGACAAAATCAAGCACCAGGGCTTCCGGTTTGACGAGGTGGACCTGCTGACCCTTTCGGCATGTGAAACCGGACTGGGCGCACGGGATGCCGACGGGCGGGAAGTCGAGGGTTTCGGAGTGCTTGCACAGCGCAGCGGGGCAAAAGGGGTTATCGCGTCCCTATGGTCCGTTGCCGACAGGAGTACAGGACTGCTCATGAAGAAAATGTACGAAGCGCGCGCGGGAAACCCCTCCACAAACAAGGCCGAGTGCCTGCGCCGGGCTCAGCTGGAATTGCTCCGGGGAGAAGAGGAGAAAGAGCCATCCAGCGAGCCGCCATCCCAGCAAGAGGCCGGGCAGTCGCGCGATTGCGGCGGGAGGAACAGCCCGTCCTTTGAAACACCTCCGTCGGCACCTTACGCCCACCCTTATTTCTGGGCGCCCTTCGTTTTGATGGGGAATTTCAGGTAG
- a CDS encoding tetratricopeptide repeat protein — protein sequence MRALPLVFVVLFAVPVFPDWAQSYENPMETIDFWQRQYEEIRPETDARAKRAHEIFSRLVNAVGSRPGVVPRLFISKTEPKNISLPIAIPDGAVIISGRTLDICSGNTKAADDRLAFVLGHELAHLLKDDFWHMKFFNALKTAEAGNPADAKTLAELRAIAGSTDQVLAKELQADEYGIIYAAMAGFDTRAVVDDGKVSFFVEWLQAVDPAYSVNTPKDPDHPTPEQRAGTVKARLRQVLKNVEMFELGLAFYRTGQYDRAVSAFRRFLAYFPSREVAHNLAASHHQLAMKYYAGKAGGAPPLFRMSVAIDPRTRAGDIAQRGAEDAEYLFRVHLKEAIELYQRAIGQDPGYVRSYDNLACAFILRGEEGDAYRAVVMLKDSLRIAPARKEALNTLGVAFFHTENPEKAKGCFLEALKIDPAYDLALYNLGRLALERGDESECRRHWLEYLKLDRKTPWAAAARKTLGVEGPADSSPQGVEHERENVLGLQTGAYDEEVPKDWGTPETENVPLERYPYKINRFANHLMTVSQNKEIGLILAFRDFSGRTARNIGMGSSKQDVVARYGDPDRNLESLSGFTLVYETSGIAFNFQEGGLVSWTLF from the coding sequence ATGCGCGCCTTGCCACTCGTTTTCGTTGTTCTATTCGCCGTTCCGGTTTTTCCCGATTGGGCCCAATCCTATGAAAACCCCATGGAAACGATCGATTTCTGGCAGCGCCAGTATGAAGAGATAAGGCCGGAAACCGATGCTCGGGCAAAGAGAGCGCACGAAATCTTCAGCCGCCTGGTCAATGCCGTCGGGAGTCGGCCCGGTGTGGTGCCGAGGCTTTTCATCTCGAAGACCGAACCCAAAAATATTTCTCTCCCCATAGCCATACCCGATGGGGCGGTCATCATTTCCGGCAGAACCCTTGACATCTGTTCCGGGAACACAAAAGCTGCCGATGACCGTCTGGCTTTCGTGCTCGGGCATGAACTGGCGCATCTGCTCAAAGATGATTTCTGGCACATGAAGTTCTTCAACGCCCTGAAGACGGCAGAAGCCGGGAACCCGGCCGATGCGAAGACTCTCGCCGAGCTGAGAGCGATAGCCGGCTCGACGGATCAAGTCCTGGCAAAGGAGCTCCAGGCCGATGAGTATGGGATCATCTACGCGGCCATGGCCGGATTCGACACCAGGGCCGTGGTGGATGACGGTAAGGTCAGCTTCTTCGTCGAGTGGCTGCAAGCTGTTGACCCGGCCTATTCCGTCAATACGCCCAAGGATCCCGATCACCCCACCCCGGAGCAGAGGGCGGGAACGGTAAAGGCTCGCCTTCGGCAGGTTCTGAAAAACGTGGAGATGTTCGAACTGGGGTTGGCGTTTTACCGGACAGGGCAGTATGACCGGGCGGTTTCCGCATTCAGGAGGTTTCTTGCCTACTTCCCGAGCCGCGAGGTCGCCCACAATCTTGCCGCGAGCCACCATCAACTGGCCATGAAGTATTATGCGGGCAAGGCGGGAGGGGCGCCCCCCCTTTTCAGAATGTCGGTCGCCATCGATCCGCGGACCCGGGCCGGCGACATCGCTCAACGGGGGGCGGAGGATGCCGAGTACCTGTTCAGAGTGCATCTGAAGGAGGCTATTGAGTTGTATCAGCGGGCCATCGGCCAGGATCCCGGATACGTCAGGTCATATGACAATCTGGCCTGTGCGTTTATTCTGAGAGGCGAGGAGGGCGATGCGTACAGGGCGGTGGTCATGTTGAAGGACTCCCTCAGAATTGCCCCGGCTCGAAAAGAGGCGCTGAACACTCTTGGCGTGGCGTTCTTCCACACGGAAAACCCCGAGAAAGCCAAAGGCTGTTTCCTCGAGGCACTCAAGATCGACCCAGCCTACGATTTGGCGCTGTATAACCTCGGACGGCTGGCACTGGAACGGGGCGATGAAAGTGAGTGCAGGAGACACTGGCTGGAATATCTCAAGCTGGACAGGAAGACTCCGTGGGCGGCCGCGGCAAGGAAAACCCTGGGTGTCGAAGGTCCGGCGGATTCTTCCCCTCAAGGCGTCGAACACGAGCGGGAGAACGTACTGGGCCTTCAGACAGGCGCGTATGACGAGGAAGTCCCAAAAGACTGGGGGACTCCGGAGACGGAAAACGTGCCCCTGGAGCGTTATCCCTACAAGATCAACCGGTTCGCCAACCACCTGATGACCGTCTCGCAGAACAAGGAGATCGGGCTGATCCTGGCATTCAGGGATTTTTCCGGAAGAACGGCGAGGAACATCGGCATGGGGAGTTCCAAGCAAGACGTCGTTGCACGATATGGCGATCCGGACAGGAACCTGGAGTCCCTGTCGGGATTCACGCTGGTCTACGAGACATCGGGAATAGCGTTCAATTTTCAGGAAGGCGGACTGGTCTCCTGGACTCTGTTCTGA